A stretch of DNA from Juglans microcarpa x Juglans regia isolate MS1-56 chromosome 5D, Jm3101_v1.0, whole genome shotgun sequence:
AATACACTAACAAGAAAATGGAACCAGCATTAATTAGGTACACATCAtcacaactctcaaatcactattCGTCAACTCCCTTACTCTTTAAATatcctctttaattttttaatgccCCATTAACTTTGAATGCGTGATCGTGAGATACATCACTCATGGATAGAGTCCTCCTCCTTTGTGTGATACTGCTTTTGGTACGATGTTACAATATGGCTATCTCAGTTGATGCAACCATTCCAAATATTGCCACAGATCAATCTGCTCTTCTTGCCTTAAAGTCTGGTATTTCTCATCCTGACCCTGATCATAATATTCTAGCGAGCAATTGGTCCGCCAATACATCTGTTTGCAGTTGGATTGGTGTCACTTGTGGTTCTAAACATCACCGAGTCATAGCCTTGAATCTTTCGTACATGGGTCTAGAGGGTACCATTCCTCCACAGATAGGAAACCTTTCATTTCTTGTTAGTCTAAGACTAACAAACAATAGTTTTCATGGCTCTGTGCCCAATGAGTTGTCTCGTCTTTACCGGTTGAAAAACTTGGACTTTGGATTCAACAACTTCAGTGGAGAAATCCCATCATCTTTGGGACTATTATCCAAACTTCGAGATTTGTTTCTATCAGGCAATAGATTCACAGGTGCTATCCCACAATCCTTATCGAACATGTCTTCCTTGGAAAGGATTGGTTTGGCCTTCAATGGGTTCTCGGGTTATATACCTTCCTCCCTCTTTAACATATCTACCTTGCAAGATATTGATCTTGGAGTAAATAAGCTTTCGGGCCCGATGCCTTCTATTTTGTTTAACATGCCTTCCCTGCAATCGATTGATCTCTACTCCAACGAGCTCTCAGGGAGACTTCCAACGGATGCGTttgatcatcttccaaacttaCAACGGCTTCAACTTTCTCGTAACAGATTTTATGGCGGACTTCCATCCGCTTTGTTCAGCTGCAGACAACTGCAATATTTTTCGGTGTGGGTTAATCATTTCACCGGAAGAGTACCGCCGGCAATCGGAAActtaaccatgcttaggacttTGTACCTTGCCGAAAACAACTTTGCTGGTATGTTAATTTAGTCATTTACATATAATTTGTGCATTAAAATTATGGAAATCATCATTGATTAGCAGATGCATGTACGTACGAACGAACGTACGTGCTTAAATGACTACATTTTTCGCATGGGTCACCTTCCAATTGAATGCATGTGCAAGCTAGCTATAGAACTGATCAACACGTACATGCCAGAAAACTAGAAGAATTTAAGGAAGtactcttaaaaaaagaaaaaggaagctAAAACTCGCAGTGGATAGAAATGATTTGTTTATTActgccctttttttttccaagaaaaaaattgttcatatattttttattcatagaaTTTTTCCAATACACACTATTGTGTACATTGTATTCCAAGCTCACTAGAATTTTAAACGAAGGTCCAAGCTATAGAACTAGCTAGTTAAAATTAACACCGGGTCGTTTTAATTCATTGGAGAAAATGTAATTATCTCTGTATAtcaatatacacacacacacacacaaatgtAATTTACTACGTTTGGATATGTGAATGacttgagttgagttgagttatgaatatatagtaatattttgtggatcTCATTAAAGCTCAACTTAGActgaattcagtctaattttaagctgagcctaacatctaaatactcaactcttaaatcactaaattcatctcaactcaaaacctctttatacgtgggatccataatctttttcaactcagtACCTCTTTACATGCGGgatccacaatttttttcaacttcccaaaaatacatttaaactcattttaacacccaaacacatctaaactcattttaggagAGCACTACAAAACTCgctctatcatctcaactcactactatttataaagaactcaattcatttcaactcagctcaacatttaAACCGGACCTAAGatttgtttaacttttttaggttgagatgaatttaactttttaggttaaaatgtatgaaataagctgagatgagtttaacttttttatagaaagttgaagaAGTATTAAGTCTCATGATCaataattggtttgagatgagttgaatttggtttaacaaccaaacacaaccgtTGAATGACCAAAGCTCCGTACATCctaaatatgcatgcatgacatattCGAACGTTATTAGACATATGGCCCTTTTCCTTTTCACTATATATGATTTAtagaatcatatatatatatatatatatatatatacttatttattgatgaattaacgTATTCATGATTATTCATGATCTTGTGGCAGGTGCAATTCCGAATGAAATTGGTTATCTACAAAACTTGGAGAAGCTCAATATCGGAGACAACCATTTCTCTGGACCAATTCCGTTTGAGATTTTCAATATCTCAACATTACAAATCATTGGAATGCCTTTGAATAATTTCTCTGGTCCTCTCCCATCAAGTCTAGGACTTTTCCTTCCGAATCTTCAGAGGCTTCTGCTTGGGGGAAATGAACTCAATGGAACAATTCCTAGCTCCATCTCCAATGCATCACAACTCACTCATCTAGACTTGTCTGCGAACTCATTCTCTGGCTTCATTCCAAATACAATTGGTAATTTAGGTCTCCTCCAGTATATCAACTTAGAGATCAATAACTTGACTATTGGATCTCCAGAAATGAATAGgcttttctcttctttgtcAAACTGCATATATCTGgaaatattatcttttacaGAAAATCCACTAAATGCTATCCTTCCCAATTCCATTGGAAATCTCTCCACTTCTCTTCAGGAAATTTTAATGGGTGGTTGCAATATCAAGGGCAGCATTTTCCAAGATATTGGCAATTTAAGCAGCTTGACAAGTTTGGACTTAGGGAACAATGAGTTGGTTGGACTGATTCCCACTTCATTGGGGAAATTGGGAATGATCCAAGGTTTGTACCTGGATACTAATAGATTGCAGGGTCCCATCCCATCAAATCTTTGTCTTTTAAAGAGCTTGGTTGATTTATATTTAGGAGGCAATGTGCTAGTTGGACAAATTCCAGGATGCATAAATAATCTGACTTTACTAAGAAAGCTCCACTTAGGCTCAAACAAATTAACTTCTACAGTTCCTTTGAGCTTGTGGAGCTTGACTGATTTATTGGAGGTTGACCTATCATCGAATTCTCTAAGTGGCCCCTCTCATTAGAGCTTGGAAATTTGAAGGTACTGAGAGAGTTGGATTTATCAAACAATCGATTATCAGGTGATATTCCGACGACAATTGGTAGTCTCAAAGATCTACATAATCTCTCCTTAGCAGGAAATCAATTAGAAGGTTCAATTCCTAGATCATTTGGTGATTTGGTAAGCTTGGAGCTCTTGGATGTTTCCGGTAATAATTTATCTGGAGAGATTCCCAAATCCTTAGAAGCACTCATATATCTTAAATATCTAAATGTCTCATTCAATAGACTACGAGGAGAAATTCCTACAAAAGGACCATTTATAAACTTCTCGGCTGCATCATTTATGTCAAATGATGCACTTTGTGGTGCTCCCCAATTGCAAGTTCTCCCCTGCAAAAAAGATGCTTCTCGATCAAAAACGTTCAGAATAAGGCATATACTAACATTTTTACTACCTGCAGTTGGATTAACATTAATACTTGTGGCAGCATCCCTTGTATTAATCTCAAAAAAAGGCCAAAAGAAGTCAACAGGTTCGGTAGACTTGTCTCCTTTAGCACCATGGAGAAGAGTTTCTCACCAAGAGCTTCTGCGAGCAACAGATGGGTTTAATCCAAATAAGTTGATTGGAGAAGGGAGCTTTGGGTCTGTGTACAAAGCAACATTCTTGGATGGTAAGAATTTTGcaataaaagttttgaatttgcaAATAGAAGGGGCATTTCATAGCTTTGATGTAGAGTGTGAAGTACTAAGTAATATTCGTCATCGGAATCTTGTCAAAATCATTAGTGCTTGCAGTAATATCGACTTCAAAGCCATTGTATTGGAATATATGCCTAATGGGAACTTGGAGACTTGGCTTTATTCTGATGACCACTTTTTGAGTATGTTACAAAGGCTAAACATAATGATTGATGTGGCAACAGCACTAGAATACCTTCATTTCGGCTACTCGAAAACTATTGTGCACTGTGACTTGAAGCCTAACAATATACTGTTGGATGAAGATATGGTTGCACATGTTGCTGATTTTGGAATAGCCAAGCTCTTAGGAGATGAGGATCTTATAAAGCGAACCATGACCCT
This window harbors:
- the LOC121265709 gene encoding receptor kinase-like protein Xa21, which translates into the protein MDRVLLLCVILLLVRCYNMAISVDATIPNIATDQSALLALKSGISHPDPDHNILASNWSANTSVCSWIGVTCGSKHHRVIALNLSYMGLEGTIPPQIGNLSFLVSLRLTNNSFHGSVPNELSRLYRLKNLDFGFNNFSGEIPSSLGLLSKLRDLFLSGNRFTGAIPQSLSNMSSLERIGLAFNGFSGYIPSSLFNISTLQDIDLGVNKLSGPMPSILFNMPSLQSIDLYSNELSGRLPTDAFDHLPNLQRLQLSRNRFYGGLPSALFSCRQLQYFSVWVNHFTGRVPPAIGNLTMLRTLYLAENNFAGAIPNEIGYLQNLEKLNIGDNHFSGPIPFEIFNISTLQIIGMPLNNFSGPLPSSLGLFLPNLQRLLLGGNELNGTIPSSISNASQLTHLDLSANSFSGFIPNTIGNLGLLQYINLEINNLTIGSPEMNRLFSSLSNCIYLEILSFTENPLNAILPNSIGNLSTSLQEILMGGCNIKGSIFQDIGNLSSLTSLDLGNNELVGLIPTSLGKLGMIQGLYLDTNRLQGPIPSNLCLLKSLVDLYLGGNVLVGQIPGCINNLTLLRKLHLGSNKLTSTIEFSKWPLSLELGNLKVLRELDLSNNRLSGDIPTTIGSLKDLHNLSLAGNQLEGSIPRSFGDLVSLELLDVSGNNLSGEIPKSLEALIYLKYLNVSFNRLRGEIPTKGPFINFSAASFMSNDALCGAPQLQVLPCKKDASRSKTFRIRHILTFLLPAVGLTLILVAASLVLISKKGQKKSTGSVDLSPLAPWRRVSHQELLRATDGFNPNKLIGEGSFGSVYKATFLDGKNFAIKVLNLQIEGAFHSFDVECEVLSNIRHRNLVKIISACSNIDFKAIVLEYMPNGNLETWLYSDDHFLSMLQRLNIMIDVATALEYLHFGYSKTIVHCDLKPNNILLDEDMVAHVADFGIAKLLGDEDLIKRTMTLATIGYMAPEYGSEGIVSARGDVYSYGILLMETFTRKKPTDNMFVEEMNLKRWVEESLALSIVEIIDASLLGDERYDAATMDSVSSIMGLALDCCVDSPEERIITRSIPIALNKIKSKFLQDLQRTA